A genomic segment from Scomber japonicus isolate fScoJap1 chromosome 11, fScoJap1.pri, whole genome shotgun sequence encodes:
- the LOC128367838 gene encoding TSC22 domain family protein 1-like isoform X2, whose protein sequence is MNSMNTPCYTVAMDLGVCQLRNFSISFLSSLLSAESSHVKLDNSSSGASVVAIDNKIEQAMDLVKSHLMYAVREEVEVLKEQIKELIERNSQLEQENTLLKTLASPEQMAQFQAQVQTGSPPAAPTSATPGPPNAATLAQPASHSSGPSA, encoded by the exons atgaacagcATGAATACGCCGTGCTACACCGTGGCTATGGATCTAGGCGTCTGCCAGCTGAGAAATTTCTCCATATCCTTTCTGTCGTCGTTGCTGAGCGCAGAGAGCTCGCACGTCAAGCTTGACAATAG TTCGTCAGGAGCCAGCGTTGTGGCCATAGACAACAAGATTGAACAAGCAATG GACCTGGTGAAGAGTCACCTCATGTACGCTGTGCGCGAAGAGGTGGAGGTCCTGAAGGAGCAGATCAAGGAGCTGATCGAGCGCAACTCgcagctggagcaggagaacaCCCTGTTGAAGACGCTGGCCAGCCCGGAGCAGATGGCCCAGTTCCAGGCTCAGGTTCAGACCGGCTCACCACCCGCCGCCCCTACATCTGCCACTCCGGGGCCCCCGAACGCCGCCACCCTCGCCCAGCCTGCCTCGCACAGCTCCGGACCCTCGGCGTAG
- the serp2 gene encoding stress-associated endoplasmic reticulum protein 2: MVAKQRIRMANEKHSKNITQRGNVAKTLRPQEEKYPVGPWLLALFVFVVCGSAIFQIIQSIRMGM; this comes from the exons ATGGTGGCTAAACAGAGGATCCGCATGGCCAACGAGAAACACAGCAAGAACATCACGCAGAGAGGAAACGTGGCCAAGACGCTG CGACCACAAGAGGAGAAGTATCCTGTGGGCCCCTGGCTGCTTGCCCtctttgtatttgttgtgtgtgGATCAG CTATATTTCAGATCATTCAGAGCATCCGTATGGGGATGTGA